GGTTCCTCTAAAAACCCCGCCGCCGAGCAGCATGATGAGGTAATTGCCCAGGTCGCTGCTGCTCGTCATCAGCTTGCCGGCGGGGTTTTCGCTGTCGGTGTAGGGGAGGCTGTAGGGGGCGGCGGCGCCGTACTCGTTGCGGTGGCCCGCGGCCAGGCCGCGACGCTCGGCCAGGGCCATGTCGAAGGTGGTGCGGGTCATCCCCAGGGGGCCGAAGACGTTGTCCTGCATATAGCTCTCATAAGGCACCCCCGCCACCTCCTGGACGATCAGGCCGAGGATGGTGAAGGTGTCGTTGGAGTAGCCGTAGCGCTCGCCTGGCGCGGCCTCGAGGCGTACGCCAGCGAGCGAGCGCACGTAGGCCGCGAGCTCCTCTTGCTGCTCGCGGCCGGTAAAGAGGGTGCCCCAGGGAAAACCCGAGGAGTGCGAGAGGAGGTGGCGCAGGGTGATGTCCGCGCCGCGGGGGTCAGCGACGCCAAACCAGGGCAGGTAGCGCGTCACCGGCGCGTCCAGCTCGAGCTTGCCCGCCTCGGCGAGCTGCATCACCGCCAGGGCCGTCATCGCCTTGGTGGTCGAGCCGAGCATGACCAGCGTGTCTTCGCTCATCGGCTCGCCGGTCACGAGGTCGGCGACGCCGTAGCCGCGGCTCAAGACGACCTCGCCCTCCAAGACGACGACCAGCGACAGGCCCGGCGTGGCCCAGGCCGCCATCCGCTCGAGGACAAAGGCGTCGAGATGGCTGGCGACCTCGGTGGGAAGCGAGGCGGGAAGTGAGGGAGGCAGGGTGCGGGCCCCGGCGAGGGGGACAAAGACGGGGACAAAGACAAGGAGCAGGACCAGGGCCCTGGGCGTGAGGTGCTGAAGCATTGCCCAAGCATAGCGGGCGGGCCGCGAGGGGAGCGACGTGCGGATGACCGAAGGCTCGAGTCCGGGCGCGCGGGGGCGGCAGGTCGATGGGCTTATGACCGCTCGTTACGTCCTTCTCGAGTCCGGGCGCGGGGCGGCGGGCAGGGTATAGACTGGAAGACGGAGGAGAGACCGTGAAGACTGCTTGGCGAAGGATGGGTCGCGGCCTGCTGGTGGCGGCCGCGTTGTTGACGGGGTTGTTGACGGGGTTGGCCGCGGCGGCCATCGGCGCTGAACCCGGCGTGCTGCTCGAGGGCTTGGCGGCCTACGGGGTCAGCCAAAACCCTGACGGCAGCTACGAGGCGGCAGGCTTCGGCTTCAGCTTGGAAGAGCGCGGCGGCCTGCTCTACCGCGTGGACGGCGCGGGAAGGATGGACGAGGCAGGCATCGACTTCGCCGCGGCGCTGATCGGCAAGGCCACCGCTTACGGCGAGGGCATCGCCGAGCCCGTGGCGCAGTTTTTGCGCGAGCAGGCGGGCGAGCTCGCAGGACAGGGCAGGCAGGCGCTCGGCGTCGAGGAGTACACCCTGGAGCTCGAGGTCAGCGGCGACGAAGCGCCCTACGAGCTGGACTTCGGCCTCATGCTCAGCGAGGTTCCCGAGGCGCTCTTTCCGCCCGCCCGTCACGCGCTCGGCCCCGAGGACGCGGCCGTCGTCATCCGCGAGTTCAGCGACTTCCAGTGCCCGTTTTGCGCGCGCTACGCGCTCGAGACCCTGCCGGACCTCAAGGACCAGCTCCTGGCGCGAGGCGACGTGCGCTTCGAGTACCACCACTTTCCCCTGACCAGCATTCACCCCAACGCCCAGCCCGCCGCCGAGGCGGCCGAGTGCGTGACCGCCGCCAACGACCCCGAGGCCTTCTGGGACTACCACGACGCGCT
This sequence is a window from Deinococcota bacterium. Protein-coding genes within it:
- a CDS encoding beta-lactamase family protein; this translates as MLQHLTPRALVLLLVFVPVFVPLAGARTLPPSLPASLPTEVASHLDAFVLERMAAWATPGLSLVVVLEGEVVLSRGYGVADLVTGEPMSEDTLVMLGSTTKAMTALAVMQLAEAGKLELDAPVTRYLPWFGVADPRGADITLRHLLSHSSGFPWGTLFTGREQQEELAAYVRSLAGVRLEAAPGERYGYSNDTFTILGLIVQEVAGVPYESYMQDNVFGPLGMTRTTFDMALAERRGLAAGHRNEYGAAAPYSLPYTDSENPAGKLMTSSSDLGNYLIMLLGGGVFRGTRVLSERSLAEMWTPVVPADDGLSYGLAWYLGDFGDFGATGFVTHPGSTGTSGSRFTLVPGAGLGVGVISNVSRPSDPREEITWSITLATLLFGDAPFEAPPTPEPVPLMIDPAVRAALVGEYGSAAGPVRIFEEGDRLLGSVAGYDFALEPMSDSLFVLRSDAERLDGLTLEFLPANPRAQDWLAGDDRLALMGQWFAFRSE
- a CDS encoding DsbA family protein, translated to MKTAWRRMGRGLLVAAALLTGLLTGLAAAAIGAEPGVLLEGLAAYGVSQNPDGSYEAAGFGFSLEERGGLLYRVDGAGRMDEAGIDFAAALIGKATAYGEGIAEPVAQFLREQAGELAGQGRQALGVEEYTLELEVSGDEAPYELDFGLMLSEVPEALFPPARHALGPEDAAVVIREFSDFQCPFCARYALETLPDLKDQLLARGDVRFEYHHFPLTSIHPNAQPAAEAAECVTAANDPEAFWDYHDALFERLQAWGGLGDPNPYFVRLAEDLGLNVEGVQACLDNRDFAAEVNAATRVAGEVLDLRGTPTVFVNGYRLPNAFDLPRYQRTIELAARFVE